A single region of the Melioribacteraceae bacterium 4301-Me genome encodes:
- a CDS encoding nitrate/nitrite transporter, with translation MEEKVTAKARRILFFNTLAFTICFSAWMLNGTLVSFLVDNHVFDWTPVQIGWLLGMPVLTGSIFRLPFGLLTDRYGGRYIYSILMLISAIPMFLLSFTNSYVLFLLYSFGFGLTGASFAVGVAYTSVWFPAKWQGTALGIFGIGNLGAALTTLIGPSILQFLTDNGQNIERWRWLPIIYAGILFLMAVIFFVFTENKKPERNNKKFIELLEPLRNIRVWRFGLYYFLVFGCFVAFSQWLVPYYLNVYYMPFVKAGIVASLFSFPASVIRMLGGWLSDKYGPRRVLFSVFVASTILGLLLIFPRMELYSPGKGIISKNNGIVTSITSNSIKVNDKEYQLTPLKVKPNLNEDGFLVLPEKIMWQEPTVQLGDTVKKNQLIAKGITKINFQANVNIFVFFVLLIGLAWGLGMGAVYKFIPMYFPNTVGVVGGTVGVLGGLGGFVGPIIFGYLLELTGLWTSSWLFIFFLSLTCLIWMQITINKINSGKIR, from the coding sequence ATGGAAGAAAAGGTAACAGCAAAAGCTCGAAGAATATTATTCTTCAATACACTTGCATTTACAATTTGTTTTTCTGCCTGGATGTTGAACGGAACATTAGTTTCATTTCTTGTTGATAACCATGTGTTTGATTGGACTCCTGTACAAATTGGCTGGCTGCTTGGAATGCCAGTGCTAACAGGTTCTATATTCAGATTACCTTTCGGTCTTTTAACCGACCGTTACGGTGGACGTTACATTTATAGTATTCTTATGTTAATTTCTGCCATACCGATGTTCTTACTTTCATTTACAAATTCGTATGTATTGTTTCTTTTATACAGTTTTGGTTTCGGTTTAACTGGTGCAAGTTTTGCAGTTGGAGTAGCTTATACATCAGTTTGGTTTCCGGCTAAATGGCAGGGTACTGCATTAGGAATATTTGGTATTGGAAATTTAGGCGCAGCTTTAACTACTTTAATTGGTCCCAGCATCTTACAGTTTTTAACTGACAATGGACAAAACATTGAACGTTGGCGATGGCTGCCAATTATTTATGCTGGAATATTATTTTTAATGGCAGTTATTTTTTTCGTTTTTACCGAGAATAAAAAGCCTGAAAGAAACAATAAAAAATTTATTGAACTACTTGAGCCGCTACGCAATATCAGAGTATGGCGTTTTGGACTCTACTATTTCCTTGTATTCGGATGTTTTGTTGCATTCTCTCAATGGTTAGTTCCCTACTATCTTAATGTTTATTATATGCCGTTTGTAAAAGCTGGTATAGTTGCAAGTTTATTTAGTTTTCCAGCAAGTGTAATCAGAATGTTAGGCGGCTGGCTTTCTGATAAATACGGACCACGTCGAGTACTTTTTTCTGTCTTTGTTGCTTCTACAATATTAGGTTTATTACTAATTTTTCCGAGAATGGAATTATACTCACCGGGTAAAGGAATTATTTCAAAAAATAATGGTATTGTTACTTCTATTACTTCCAATTCAATAAAGGTTAATGATAAGGAATATCAATTAACGCCGCTCAAAGTCAAACCTAATTTGAATGAAGATGGTTTTTTAGTTTTACCGGAAAAAATTATGTGGCAAGAACCTACTGTTCAATTAGGTGATACCGTTAAAAAAAATCAACTTATTGCTAAAGGCATAACAAAAATAAATTTTCAGGCTAATGTAAATATTTTTGTTTTTTTTGTTTTGTTAATTGGATTAGCTTGGGGGTTAGGGATGGGTGCAGTGTATAAATTTATTCCTATGTATTTCCCTAACACAGTTGGTGTGGTAGGCGGAACGGTAGGAGTCTTAGGCGGACTGGGAGGTTTTGTAGGTCCAATAATTTTCGGTTACTTATTAGAATTAACAGGCTTATGGACGAGCAGCTGGCTTTTCATATTTTTTCTCTCGCTTACGTGCTTAATTTGGATGCAGATTACAATTAATAAAATTAACAGCGGAAAAATTAGGTGA
- the recN gene encoding DNA repair protein RecN produces the protein MLKSLLIKDYALIENIEVEFGSGLNIITGETGAGKSILIDAMGLLLGERASNDVVRKGASKSIVEGIFEIQKNKKVIKLLEENGIESNAELIVRREISLKGSNRCFINDTPVTLNLIKDIGNLLVDLHGQHEHQSLLRVETHIEMLDEFVNLDNLLDEFEKLKNQLEILLKEYRELLQKERLLKEKKELYEFQIKEIDEVSPQLDEEDSLESELKILENSEKLIELTADVYNTLYEEDGSIYDKIVEVKNKLNQLGNIDKVFLERLGECESALALLNDVSHFVRSYKEKINLDPARLEEIRRRLSEFNLLKKKYGGTIRNVIDHRKKIGEEYQLAENFSVKINELEKEITSLRKLCGVAANKLSVERKKAADKIKKAVEIELQSLGINEPNFEVKISQFVADENSNYVIIGDKNYKYNERGIDEVEFFISTNLGEDPKPLVKVASGGEVSRIMLSLKSVLAKSERLPILIFDEIDTGVSGRIAQKVGAALKSLSAYHQVIAITHLPQIAGLSDFHFAVEKIKLKDRMVSTIRKITDDEKIREVAKLLAGETVTESAIKSAKELINSR, from the coding sequence ATGCTGAAATCACTTCTAATTAAGGATTACGCTCTAATAGAAAACATTGAAGTTGAGTTTGGTAGTGGACTGAACATAATCACAGGTGAAACTGGAGCGGGTAAATCAATATTAATTGATGCAATGGGTCTGTTGTTGGGTGAGCGAGCTTCAAATGATGTGGTTAGGAAAGGTGCCTCTAAATCAATTGTTGAGGGTATCTTTGAAATACAAAAGAATAAAAAAGTTATCAAACTTCTTGAAGAAAATGGGATTGAGAGTAATGCTGAATTAATTGTAAGAAGGGAAATATCGTTAAAGGGCTCTAACAGGTGTTTTATTAACGATACTCCTGTTACACTTAATTTGATTAAAGATATAGGTAATTTACTAGTTGATCTTCACGGTCAACATGAACATCAATCACTATTAAGAGTTGAAACTCATATTGAAATGCTTGATGAGTTTGTTAATCTCGATAATTTACTTGATGAATTTGAAAAACTTAAGAATCAATTAGAAATATTGCTTAAAGAATATCGTGAACTCCTTCAAAAAGAAAGGCTTCTGAAAGAAAAAAAAGAACTTTACGAGTTTCAGATTAAGGAAATTGATGAGGTTTCTCCACAATTAGATGAAGAAGACAGTTTAGAAAGCGAATTAAAAATATTAGAGAATTCAGAAAAATTAATTGAGCTAACAGCTGATGTTTACAATACTCTTTATGAAGAGGATGGTTCGATCTATGATAAAATTGTAGAGGTAAAAAATAAGCTAAATCAGTTGGGTAATATTGATAAAGTTTTTTTAGAAAGATTAGGTGAGTGTGAATCTGCATTAGCATTATTAAATGATGTTTCTCATTTTGTCCGGTCTTATAAGGAGAAAATAAATCTTGACCCTGCAAGACTAGAAGAAATACGCAGACGGTTAAGTGAATTTAATTTACTCAAAAAAAAATATGGTGGTACTATTAGGAATGTTATAGACCACAGAAAAAAGATAGGTGAAGAGTACCAATTAGCTGAAAATTTTTCTGTAAAAATTAATGAGCTAGAAAAGGAAATTACAAGCCTTAGGAAACTATGTGGAGTAGCAGCTAATAAATTGTCTGTAGAAAGAAAGAAGGCGGCTGACAAAATAAAAAAGGCAGTAGAAATAGAATTGCAAAGTTTGGGAATAAATGAACCAAATTTTGAGGTAAAAATTTCGCAATTTGTAGCTGATGAAAACTCAAATTATGTTATTATTGGGGACAAAAATTATAAATATAATGAAAGAGGAATCGACGAAGTAGAATTTTTTATTTCCACAAACTTAGGCGAAGATCCTAAACCATTAGTAAAAGTGGCTTCAGGGGGAGAAGTATCAAGAATAATGCTTTCTTTAAAATCTGTACTTGCTAAATCCGAACGTTTGCCAATTTTAATTTTTGATGAAATTGATACTGGGGTAAGTGGAAGAATAGCTCAAAAAGTTGGCGCTGCTTTGAAGTCATTATCTGCCTATCATCAAGTTATTGCTATAACACACCTGCCACAGATAGCTGGTCTTTCTGATTTTCACTTTGCTGTTGAAAAAATAAAATTGAAAGATAGAATGGTCAGTACTATACGTAAAATTACCGACGATGAAAAAATTAGGGAAGTAGCTAAATTATTAGCTGGCGAAACAGTGACTGAGTCTGCTATTAAAAGTGCAAAAGAACTGATTAATTCTCGCTAA
- a CDS encoding cbb3-type cytochrome c oxidase subunit I, with product MFTTVRYFIKTSVIFLILGILTGLYMSLAKYVLNTIYTQELVSAHTHIILVGSVMMMIMGVALWFFPRAEKDDKKYNPNLILITYWMMTISTLVRFIFQVIAGFVYITWLNYVISLASLFQVIAMILFFYSMWGRIRPVGSQYREAKGEKF from the coding sequence ATGTTTACTACAGTGCGGTATTTCATAAAGACAAGTGTTATTTTTCTTATACTTGGAATTCTTACCGGGTTGTACATGTCCCTAGCAAAGTATGTACTAAACACAATTTATACGCAAGAATTAGTTTCAGCACATACGCATATAATTCTTGTCGGTTCAGTAATGATGATGATAATGGGGGTGGCTTTATGGTTTTTCCCGAGAGCTGAAAAAGATGACAAAAAGTATAACCCAAATCTTATTTTAATAACTTATTGGATGATGACAATTTCGACTTTAGTAAGATTTATATTTCAAGTTATAGCTGGGTTTGTATATATCACATGGCTTAATTATGTCATTTCTTTGGCTTCATTGTTTCAGGTTATTGCAATGATTCTTTTTTTCTATTCAATGTGGGGTAGGATTAGACCGGTTGGTAGTCAATATAGAGAAGCAAAAGGAGAAAAATTTTAG
- the narI gene encoding respiratory nitrate reductase subunit gamma, with the protein MTILNNFFFIALPYLSLIVFLIGTIYRYRAKKFTYSSLSSQFFETRKLYWGSLPFHWGIVFLFFGHLIAFLFPGSVLLWNSQPVRLAILEITAFVFGILTFIGLVNLFYRRIKEPRVRVVTSVMDIILEILLIAQVFLGLWVAYGFRWGSSWFAVVLTPYLNSIFTFNPKIDAIVMLPIIVQLHIIGAFLIVAIIPFTRLVHFLVFPLSYLWRPYQKVIWNWNRKKVRNPKSSWIIHRPTNN; encoded by the coding sequence ATGACTATATTAAATAATTTTTTCTTTATTGCATTGCCTTATTTATCACTGATTGTTTTTTTAATAGGAACGATTTATCGTTACAGAGCCAAAAAATTTACATACTCATCACTTTCATCACAGTTTTTTGAAACAAGAAAATTGTATTGGGGTTCACTGCCATTTCATTGGGGAATAGTATTTCTCTTCTTTGGTCACTTAATTGCTTTTCTCTTTCCAGGTTCAGTTCTTCTCTGGAACAGTCAACCAGTTCGATTAGCAATACTCGAAATCACAGCATTTGTATTTGGCATTTTAACTTTTATTGGATTAGTAAATTTATTTTACAGAAGAATTAAAGAACCAAGGGTCCGCGTTGTTACAAGCGTTATGGATATAATTCTTGAAATACTTTTAATAGCACAAGTCTTTTTAGGATTATGGGTTGCCTATGGTTTTCGCTGGGGCTCTTCATGGTTTGCTGTTGTGTTAACTCCATATTTAAATTCTATCTTTACATTTAACCCTAAAATTGATGCAATTGTTATGCTCCCAATCATCGTTCAGCTTCATATAATTGGTGCTTTCTTAATTGTTGCAATTATTCCTTTTACAAGATTGGTTCACTTTTTAGTATTTCCTTTAAGTTATTTATGGCGTCCATATCAAAAAGTGATATGGAATTGGAATCGCAAGAAAGTAAGAAATCCCAAATCAAGCTGGATAATCCACAGACCAACTAACAATTAA
- a CDS encoding cytochrome c produces the protein MYKEIFLFIILLLYTSLQAQSEGEKIFSKRCTACHTIGSGKLIGPDLANVNKRRSEEWIIKFVQSSQSVIKSGDSTAVAVFEANNKVVMPDQDLTPAQIKSIISYIAANSPDANNPNAKVPLQIFNASLITQADIERGKKLFMGEVRFANGGPACISCHNVNNVGMFNGGLLAKDLTNAFTRLSAAGIDGIIRNPPFPAMIDGFGQKSLTDQEIKDLLAFLYNADLQGTAQLSPLQSQLDLLIGVVLILNIVLVIFLFAWQRVKKYSVNLN, from the coding sequence ATGTATAAAGAAATTTTTCTGTTCATAATACTTTTATTATACACTTCATTACAAGCACAATCTGAAGGTGAAAAAATTTTTTCGAAGAGGTGTACTGCATGCCACACAATAGGGAGCGGAAAATTAATCGGTCCAGATTTAGCAAACGTTAACAAAAGAAGAAGCGAGGAATGGATTATAAAATTTGTTCAATCGTCGCAAAGTGTTATTAAATCCGGCGATTCAACGGCGGTAGCAGTATTTGAAGCGAACAATAAAGTCGTTATGCCAGATCAGGATTTAACTCCAGCTCAAATTAAATCAATCATTTCATACATAGCTGCTAACAGTCCCGATGCAAATAATCCTAATGCTAAAGTTCCCTTGCAAATTTTTAATGCTTCTTTAATAACACAAGCTGATATTGAGAGAGGGAAAAAACTTTTCATGGGGGAAGTAAGATTTGCAAATGGCGGACCGGCATGTATCTCATGCCACAATGTGAATAATGTGGGAATGTTTAACGGTGGATTATTAGCCAAAGATCTTACAAATGCATTTACTCGCTTGAGCGCCGCTGGAATTGACGGTATTATAAGAAATCCGCCCTTCCCGGCAATGATTGATGGCTTTGGGCAAAAATCATTAACAGATCAGGAAATTAAAGACTTGCTGGCTTTTCTGTATAATGCAGATTTGCAGGGCACAGCACAATTAAGTCCACTACAATCGCAATTAGATTTACTAATTGGAGTAGTGTTAATATTAAATATTGTACTAGTCATTTTTCTTTTTGCATGGCAAAGAGTAAAAAAATACAGTGTTAATCTCAATTAA
- a CDS encoding nitrate reductase subunit alpha: MSWIKDIISPSTRKWEEFYRNRFQHDKIVRSTHGVNCTGGCSWQIHVKDGIVVWETQQTDYPLLENGLPPYEPRGCQRGISFSWYLYSPLRIKYPLIRGALLDTFREEKQKTGDALLAWENIQNNVEKRKNYQQARGKGGFRRASWDEVLEIIAAANIYTAKKYGPDRVIGFSPIPAMSMLSYAAGSRFLQLFGGVNLSFYDWYCDLPNASPEVWGEQTDVCESADWYNSKMVAVMGANLNMTRTPDVHFFAESRHNGTKTIVFSPDFSQVAKYADQWVPLHAGSDGAFWMAVTHVILKEFHHQEKIPYFINYVKRYTDSPFLVEIVNDNGVYKPKRLIRANRLKEFNDISNGDWKFLNIDSQTGKFVVPKGSAGHRWDNLQGHWNLKYEHSIDNSAYDPLLTLIENYDEILQVEFIEFGLNTKKLRGVPVKIIETVDGKKVAAATVYDLVMAQYGIDRNLGGDYPKDYFDKDSSYTPAWQEIFTGVDSKTVINFAREWAKTAMYTEGKCMIIIGAGVNHWYHNNLMYRAGIMALLLCGCVGKNGGGLNHYVGQEKLAPVDSWSTIAFARDWVDAVRLQQTPIWHYINTCQYRYDGKSSKYNTVPENKLTKKHMADLIFKSVRMGWMPFYPQFNKNSLLLCKEATNDNNDEIKKSVIENLKSGKIEYSIADPDNDINFPRVWFIWRGNAIAGSMKGHEYALKHYLGTHTNLIAQDSEDKTEEIKWHDIAPVGKMDLVVDLNFRMDSSALYSDIVLPAASWYEKNDLNSTDLHSFIHPLSAAIAPVWESKSDWEIFRNIAYTTSQLAKKHFNEIQKDVVIAPLSHDSPDEITQPEMKDWYLGECEPVPGKTTHKISIIERDYTKIFDKFITLGPNIKTKGLGAHGNHYKCDDFYEDMISSNHFPKEIINGKIYPSIKEDTWAANAVLYLSSLTNGELTYRAYKFMESKTGLALTDLSEGNREVRLNYKDLQAQPRRYNTSPVWSGIMNNGRAYSAFTYNVERLVPWRTLTGRQHIYLDHEMYIAFGENLPTFKPSPKFEVYGDLRETLKEGNAKVLNCLTPHGKWHIHSTYMDNLRMLTLSRGMEPCWLNEEDAKELSINDNDWVEVYNDNGVYCTRAVVSSRIPKGVCIVYHTVERTISIPKSQVRGNKRGGMNNSITRIHLKPNLLAGGYGQFSYHFNYWGPTAPNRDTHVVVKKMTKVVF, translated from the coding sequence ATGAGCTGGATAAAAGATATTATTTCACCAAGTACAAGAAAATGGGAAGAATTTTACAGAAACAGATTTCAACACGATAAAATTGTACGAAGCACTCATGGTGTAAATTGTACAGGAGGTTGTTCATGGCAAATTCATGTTAAAGATGGAATTGTAGTTTGGGAAACGCAGCAAACTGATTATCCGTTATTGGAAAATGGATTGCCTCCGTATGAACCTCGTGGTTGTCAAAGAGGGATTTCGTTTTCATGGTATCTTTATAGTCCATTAAGAATTAAATATCCTTTGATAAGAGGTGCTTTATTAGATACATTTAGAGAAGAGAAACAAAAAACTGGGGATGCGCTTTTAGCCTGGGAAAATATTCAGAATAATGTTGAGAAAAGAAAAAATTACCAACAGGCTCGCGGAAAAGGTGGTTTCAGAAGGGCAAGCTGGGATGAAGTTCTTGAAATTATTGCAGCAGCAAATATTTATACAGCAAAAAAATATGGCCCCGATAGAGTAATTGGTTTTTCTCCAATTCCTGCTATGTCAATGTTAAGTTATGCTGCCGGCAGCAGGTTTCTCCAATTATTCGGCGGTGTTAATCTAAGCTTTTACGATTGGTACTGCGATTTGCCGAATGCTTCGCCAGAAGTATGGGGCGAACAAACCGATGTTTGTGAAAGTGCAGATTGGTACAATTCAAAAATGGTTGCTGTAATGGGTGCCAATCTAAACATGACACGCACACCAGATGTGCATTTCTTCGCAGAATCGCGGCACAATGGTACAAAGACAATCGTTTTCTCGCCAGACTTCAGTCAAGTTGCAAAATATGCTGACCAATGGGTCCCGCTTCACGCAGGCAGTGATGGCGCTTTCTGGATGGCAGTAACTCACGTAATTTTAAAAGAATTTCATCATCAGGAAAAAATTCCGTACTTTATTAATTATGTTAAAAGATATACCGATTCACCTTTCCTTGTTGAAATTGTCAATGACAACGGTGTTTATAAACCTAAAAGACTCATCAGAGCTAATCGCTTAAAAGAATTTAATGATATTTCTAATGGTGATTGGAAATTTTTAAATATCGATTCTCAAACAGGAAAATTTGTTGTTCCTAAAGGAAGTGCAGGACACAGATGGGATAATTTACAAGGTCACTGGAATCTTAAATACGAACATTCAATCGATAACTCTGCTTACGACCCTTTATTAACTCTAATTGAAAATTATGATGAGATCTTACAGGTAGAGTTTATTGAGTTTGGTCTAAACACCAAAAAATTACGCGGTGTGCCGGTAAAAATAATTGAAACTGTTGACGGTAAAAAAGTTGCAGCTGCTACAGTCTATGACCTTGTAATGGCTCAATATGGAATTGACAGAAATTTAGGCGGAGATTATCCTAAAGATTATTTCGATAAGGACTCATCTTACACTCCAGCCTGGCAAGAGATATTTACCGGCGTTGACTCAAAAACAGTAATTAACTTTGCACGCGAATGGGCTAAAACTGCAATGTATACTGAGGGCAAGTGCATGATAATTATTGGAGCCGGTGTAAATCACTGGTATCACAACAATTTAATGTACAGAGCAGGAATTATGGCACTGCTGCTTTGCGGCTGCGTAGGTAAAAACGGAGGCGGACTTAATCATTATGTTGGACAGGAAAAATTGGCACCTGTTGATTCCTGGTCAACAATAGCTTTTGCAAGGGATTGGGTTGATGCAGTTCGACTTCAACAAACTCCAATCTGGCATTACATAAATACTTGCCAATACAGATATGACGGCAAGTCATCAAAATATAATACTGTACCAGAAAATAAATTAACAAAAAAGCACATGGCAGATTTAATCTTTAAATCTGTTAGAATGGGCTGGATGCCTTTTTACCCGCAATTCAATAAAAATTCGCTCTTACTCTGTAAAGAAGCAACAAATGATAATAACGATGAAATAAAAAAATCTGTTATAGAAAATTTAAAGTCGGGGAAAATAGAATATTCAATTGCAGACCCAGATAATGATATAAACTTTCCAAGAGTTTGGTTCATTTGGCGCGGCAACGCAATTGCTGGAAGTATGAAAGGTCACGAATATGCACTAAAACATTATTTGGGCACACATACGAATTTAATTGCTCAGGATAGTGAAGATAAAACAGAAGAAATTAAATGGCACGATATTGCACCCGTAGGTAAAATGGATTTAGTTGTTGATTTGAACTTCAGAATGGATTCTTCTGCTTTGTATTCAGACATTGTTTTGCCTGCTGCATCCTGGTATGAAAAAAATGATTTGAACAGCACCGACTTGCATTCTTTCATTCATCCATTATCTGCTGCAATTGCACCAGTGTGGGAATCAAAATCCGATTGGGAAATTTTTAGAAATATAGCTTACACTACTAGCCAATTAGCTAAGAAACATTTTAATGAAATTCAAAAGGATGTGGTTATAGCTCCTTTATCTCACGATTCACCAGATGAAATTACTCAACCAGAAATGAAGGATTGGTATTTAGGAGAATGCGAACCTGTTCCAGGAAAAACAACTCATAAAATTTCAATTATCGAAAGAGATTACACAAAAATTTTTGATAAATTTATAACGCTTGGACCTAATATCAAGACAAAAGGATTGGGCGCGCACGGCAATCATTATAAGTGCGATGATTTTTATGAAGATATGATAAGCTCAAATCATTTCCCAAAAGAAATAATTAATGGGAAAATTTATCCATCAATTAAAGAAGATACCTGGGCAGCAAATGCAGTGTTATATCTTTCCTCTTTAACAAATGGCGAGTTAACATATCGAGCTTATAAATTTATGGAATCAAAGACTGGGCTGGCTTTAACTGATTTAAGTGAAGGGAACCGTGAAGTAAGACTTAATTACAAAGACTTGCAAGCACAGCCAAGAAGATATAACACTTCCCCAGTTTGGTCGGGTATAATGAATAATGGCAGAGCATATTCTGCATTTACTTACAACGTTGAAAGATTAGTCCCATGGAGAACTTTAACAGGCAGACAACATATTTATCTTGACCACGAAATGTATATTGCATTTGGAGAAAATTTGCCTACGTTTAAACCATCACCAAAATTTGAAGTTTATGGAGATTTAAGAGAAACCTTAAAAGAAGGAAATGCCAAAGTTCTTAATTGTCTTACTCCTCACGGTAAATGGCATATTCATTCGACTTATATGGATAACTTGCGAATGTTAACTCTATCGAGAGGAATGGAGCCTTGCTGGCTCAATGAGGAAGATGCAAAAGAACTTTCAATAAATGATAATGACTGGGTTGAAGTTTATAACGATAATGGAGTTTACTGTACTCGCGCAGTTGTAAGTTCGCGAATTCCTAAAGGTGTTTGTATTGTTTATCACACTGTAGAGAGAACGATTTCAATTCCAAAATCTCAGGTGCGCGGCAATAAAAGAGGAGGTATGAATAACAGCATAACAAGAATTCACCTTAAGCCAAATTTGCTTGCGGGAGGTTATGGACAATTTTCTTATCATTTTAATTACTGGGGTCCAACGGCACCAAATCGCGATACGCATGTAGTTGTGAAGAAGATGACAAAAGTGGTGTTCTAA
- a CDS encoding GIY-YIG nuclease family protein, protein MPFVYIIRSQQGHIYVGSTTNLQNRLQQHNDHIPFWTKRGTNWKLIYHEKFSSL, encoded by the coding sequence ATGCCTTTTGTCTATATTATTCGAAGTCAACAAGGACACATCTATGTTGGTTCTACTACCAATCTCCAGAATCGTCTTCAACAACATAATGACCATATCCCTTTTTGGACTAAAAGAGGTACTAATTGGAAATTAATTTATCACGAGAAGTTCTCCTCTCTCTGA
- a CDS encoding four helix bundle protein translates to MDKEELKKRTKSFAHRCVKLALNLPNTILCKHLQGQLIRASTSVAANYRAACISQSTASFISKLSIVIEEADESLFWLEFILEENLIKKERIENLINEASELTAIFIASRKTIQKNNQ, encoded by the coding sequence ATGGATAAAGAAGAACTTAAAAAGAGAACAAAATCTTTTGCACACCGATGTGTAAAATTAGCTTTGAATTTACCTAATACGATTCTTTGCAAACATTTGCAAGGGCAGTTAATCAGAGCTAGTACTTCAGTAGCTGCAAATTATCGTGCCGCATGCATTTCTCAATCTACAGCGAGTTTTATTTCAAAATTAAGTATAGTAATTGAAGAAGCAGATGAATCACTATTTTGGTTAGAATTTATACTTGAAGAAAATTTGATTAAAAAAGAGCGTATAGAAAATTTAATAAACGAAGCATCTGAACTAACGGCAATATTTATTGCATCGAGAAAAACAATACAAAAAAACAATCAATAA
- the narH gene encoding nitrate reductase subunit beta yields the protein MDVRSQIAMLFHLDKCIGCHTCSIACKNIWTDRKGAEYMWWNNVETKPGTGYPTKWEDQNIYKGGWKRNEDKSISLRGSGKFKGLLNIFHNPYLPSLEDYYEPWTYKYLDLIESPQGDDQPTARPISLITGKPIDIKMGPNWDDDLSGTPEYARRDPNLKDLSPAEQEAMFQLEKMAMFYLPRICNHCLNPACVASCPSGAIYKRGEDGIVLINQQVCRAWRMCVTACPYKKSYYNWNTGKSEKCILCYPRLEAGLAPACMHSCVGRIRYLGVLLYDADKIKEAASAPEDELIDRQLDLILDPFDETVIQNAKENGVADSTIAAAQTSPVYKFVKIWKLGLPLHAEFRTLPMLFYVPPLLPVMASLSDVDNTEQAGKLDPIAKFWNKNYLYDTSTDSIWGSIEQSRFPIKYMANLFGASNEEKIVDVLKKQLAVRIYRRGVTVGDVNKDLVNAALADVNLTKETADEIYKLTALASFDDRFNIPPAHREQALEMLDNSADVKGSTGFGFKEQPVRGL from the coding sequence ATGGACGTTCGTTCGCAAATAGCAATGTTGTTTCACCTCGATAAATGTATTGGCTGTCATACATGTTCAATTGCTTGCAAAAATATATGGACTGACAGAAAAGGTGCAGAATACATGTGGTGGAATAACGTAGAGACAAAACCCGGAACTGGTTATCCAACCAAATGGGAAGATCAAAATATTTACAAAGGTGGCTGGAAAAGAAATGAAGATAAAAGTATTTCTTTGAGAGGTTCTGGCAAGTTCAAAGGCCTTTTGAATATTTTTCATAATCCATACTTGCCGTCTTTAGAAGATTACTATGAACCATGGACATACAAATATCTTGATTTAATTGAATCACCACAAGGTGACGACCAGCCAACAGCAAGACCGATTTCACTTATTACAGGCAAGCCAATTGATATTAAAATGGGTCCGAATTGGGATGATGACTTAAGCGGTACACCTGAATATGCAAGACGAGATCCGAACTTAAAAGACCTTTCTCCTGCTGAACAAGAAGCTATGTTCCAGCTTGAAAAAATGGCAATGTTCTATCTTCCAAGAATTTGTAATCATTGCTTAAATCCCGCTTGTGTTGCTTCGTGTCCTTCTGGTGCAATTTACAAACGCGGTGAAGATGGAATCGTTCTAATTAATCAGCAGGTATGTCGAGCATGGCGAATGTGTGTAACCGCCTGCCCTTATAAAAAATCATATTACAATTGGAACACAGGTAAATCAGAAAAATGTATTTTGTGTTATCCAAGATTAGAAGCCGGATTAGCACCAGCTTGCATGCACTCATGTGTCGGTCGTATTCGCTATTTAGGAGTTCTGCTTTACGATGCGGATAAAATTAAAGAAGCCGCTTCTGCACCTGAAGATGAATTAATTGACCGTCAACTTGATTTGATTTTAGACCCATTCGATGAAACTGTAATTCAAAATGCAAAGGAAAATGGTGTTGCCGATTCAACAATTGCTGCAGCACAAACTTCACCGGTTTATAAATTTGTAAAAATCTGGAAACTCGGACTTCCATTACACGCCGAGTTCAGAACTTTGCCAATGTTATTTTATGTTCCGCCGCTGCTTCCCGTTATGGCTTCTTTGAGTGATGTCGATAACACTGAACAAGCCGGCAAACTCGACCCAATTGCAAAGTTCTGGAATAAAAATTATTTGTACGATACTTCCACCGATTCAATTTGGGGTTCAATTGAACAATCACGATTTCCAATTAAATACATGGCAAATTTGTTCGGAGCTAGCAATGAAGAAAAAATCGTTGATGTTCTTAAAAAACAATTAGCTGTAAGAATTTACAGAAGAGGTGTTACTGTTGGAGATGTGAATAAAGATTTAGTAAATGCTGCTCTTGCTGATGTTAATCTAACTAAAGAAACAGCCGATGAAATTTACAAATTAACTGCACTGGCATCTTTTGACGATCGTTTTAACATTCCACCTGCTCATAGAGAACAAGCTCTGGAAATGCTGGATAATTCTGCAGACGTAAAAGGCTCAACTGGCTTTGGATTTAAGGAACAACCTGTGAGAGGATTGTGA